TTTCTTTGTAGAGACGTGCAGTCCGGGTGATTACACTGAAATTCCCTGCACAACTTAAGCTTCTCAGCTTCAAGAACCAGTCTGCCTTGGTGCACATTTGAATACTTGCATATTTCAATCCTAAAAGATCAGAGAAGCTCTGAGCGTAACaatatgaacaaatgaaaagaaaagtgtttgattagaaatttgttttatttcttcaagTGAAAAATTTATCTCATTCCCCAACCCACTCCAAGGCCTGTGACAGGACACAGAAAGGACTTTTGCTCACATCAAATCTCCATCAGAACTACAGTTCCGTGCAGTAGCAAGAAGAAATCCAAACTTCTCACACTTCTGtcaaaattagacattttttaaaattatcaaTTAGTCACCTCTAATCAATGGAGAAAGCTTCCAGGGAAGGAAGGTTGTAGGTCATGGCACGGTGATGAGAGTTGATCCTTTAGCTTTCTTCCCTGACTGATGCTCTGAAATACACCGTTGAATCAACTGTGTATAATTGTAGTTCTAACCATTCCCCTTCCCCTTGAACGACTACAAGACTCTCCCAGAAAGCACCgcagggcatctctgaatgaCACACGCTGCTTTGGTAAGTATTTCGAGCCTACATATGAGActtcatttcagacaaaatatGTTCACTTCTCAGCTAGTCAACCGGATCCTTGAAGGGTAGAATCATCAAGTGGCTTTTGATaattaactctctctctctgtcctctcccagAAGCGTAAAGGTCTTTCCTTAGCGTCTAGTTTTTTGTCATCGATCGTCAGGGCAAGAGACCACAAGACAGATGGAACGTCAGTGAGTCTGGCGGCTAAACCTGGGAGAGGCCTTCGCCAAGCTCCGCACTTTGTTTCACAATTGGTCAGTCAAAAGAGCAcaagatcttttttttcaggatgggggggggccgAGGCGTTTTTAGAAAacgggagggggtggggaccTTCACTGCACGTCCCAGATCTCGCAGAGCAGGGGGGTGAACTTGTGGTCGCTGGTGCGCCAGGAGAGCAGCATCTCGGCGTGGTGGTGGTTGAGCGTGCGCAGCTCGGTCAGCCGGCCCAGGAGGCGGGCGAAGTGCTGCGGCTCGCGCGGGTGCCGCAGCCTGCAGAACTTCCTCAGGACCTCCAGCACCGCCTCCTGCAGCCGCTCCACCGCCGCCTGGTCCCGCACGTACGCCCGAtctgcacggggggggggagagacacacGTTTAGGGTTTAGGCCCTAATCACTGGGACGAATTCCAGTGGTCCTGCAAACGACTGGATCTCATGAACACCACAACCACAGAACTTCTCTGTGTTACTACCAGCCTCTGAGGGGGAGGCAGGACTTCATtgttctgctctgctgtgtTGTAATTCTCTACTGTGATTTCCAATACAGGCTCCCTTGAGACTGAATCGGGCAGTAGGAGCCCTGGTTATGACCCAGTCATGCAGAAGATGGTGTGAAATCCCGAAACAGACCGGTCCTGGTGCCGCGTACACCTGTTTATTTAagagaaaggggtggggctACCTGGTGACAGGATAGTGATGGCGGTCAGCAAGGCATGCTCCTCTTGCATCATCTGCAGCTCTCCAATGCTCTTGTAGAAATTAAACATGGGAGTGATGTACTCCTCCGATATTCCTGAAACACAAACGCAGTACCCAGATTTTCAATGCAACACAGTCACAGAATCAATGATCGATCAGCCATTTGCCCATCCTTCTGACACATTCACTCCCTAGTGCTCAGCCTTAATAACCGTTAATGTACAGCTGCTCCTTCAGGTCAGGTGCCTCAAAATCCCAGAAAaacttgttttaatttcatccTCTTTACAGAATCCAGGTCTCAGGCCAAATTCaaatgaacttttaaaaattaaatatagctcAAAGTTATTTGTAGCTCAGGGGGTTTTGCCTGAACTGAATCTCTAATGATTTCGTATAGAAACTGATGCATAGCTCAAGCGAATGCGGTTGAGTATAGGAATATTAATCATCTCTGCGGCAGTATTGACCGTACCGCTCTTCCGTATTCTGTCTTCCAAAACGTCCGTGTGCCCATGGGGCCGCTTCCTGGTGAACACCTGTGCCGATCGTAGGAACATGGCTTCCACCGCCGAGCCTTTCAGCAGCGCTATCTGGTCCTCGTGGTCCAAGGCCTGGAATCCTACACGCAGTTGGTGGTAGATAAGCCAGTTAATTAGTTAGCTAGAAAGCTAGCTAGAAACATGTATGCtattcccccccccttcacagcTTCCGCACTCGATTTGGGAGAGCATGCCGTGCTAGGACATGCCTGGAATGTTCTTGGTGAACTCCACCAGAACCTGCACGTGGCTGGTGGCCATCTCCGTCAGTAAGAGGAAATTTTCTTCTTCGCTGAACTTCTCTtgaagctggaaaaaaaaaaaaaaaacaaggtaaaaATCGCATTTTCTCCAATCACCGCAGCTGGGATTTCATACCGTGACATACAGAAGACAACTCACAAGTTGTTTGGCCATGTCTTGGGGAATGCGATGCTTGTTGTAAGCTTCTAAAATGTAGTTCAAGAGGGTGAGCTGGTCTTGACTGAATTCAACTTTTTCctgaaacaaaagaaacaatttATGAAACCAGAGGCTAAACATATGTCTCGTGAAAATTTTCAACcttgtcatttattattatgattatgatgatgatgatgattattattattattatcaatccatccatctatacccgcttatttctgggcagggtcgcagggggtgctggagcctatcccagcatgcattgggcgagaggcaggaatacaccctggatcagtcgccaatctatcgcagggcacacataccattcacgAACACTTTCAATTCAATGCACTCATACCTAAGGGTAATTTAGAGTCTCGGAGGACCcgaaggaaacccacgcggacacggacacagcagactccacacagaaaggcccaggtcgggagccttcttgctgtgaggcaacagcaCTACCCACCGCACCACAGCGCCGCCCCAgtgtattgtaataataatgcaatgctAGTATGAAGAGGTCTGTTTTTAGATGTTTCTTAAAAATGGAGAGAATTGGCGCATTATGGACAGGGGAAGGAGTGAGCTCCCGAGTTTGGGAGCTGTACAGGAGAAAGCCTGCACaccatggtaaatggactgcatttatatagcgcttttatccaaagcgctttacaattgatgcctctcatttgccagagcagttagaggttaggggttaggtgtcttgctcaaggacacttcgacatgcccagtgcggggtttgaaccggcaaccctccgactgccagacaatcggtcttacctcctgagctatatcgcccctataTCACCAAGAGTggaatggggggtgggtgagggggagtTGTTAAAAAGCTGAACCATGGAGGGTTAGCAGAAGGGTTTCAAATTATATCCGCTATTTTACTGGCAGCCAACGCAGTGTGTACAGAATTGGAGAGATGTGATCGTATGATTTCGCGTGGCTCGGAATCCTTGCTGCTGCATTTTGGATTCATTGGAGTTTGCTGATCGATCTGACTGGGATGCCAGTGAGAACGGAGTTTTGGTAACCCAGCTGGGAAGGACGGAAGTAATGGATCGGAGTACTGGAGTAAAAGAGAAGGCTGAGTTTTGATGTCATGGAAATGGAAGGAGGAAGATCTGGTGACGTTAGCACCCAATGTAGCGCAGTTCCcccccagtttggaatggccaatAGTCTGTCAGAGTTGAGGAGCATTTAAACTAGTAGTTCCATTATATTTCGCAGCACTTTGCTGTTTGTTCAACTGCATTCAAATTTGGAACTACCAACTTCTTTTGGGCCtacaatattttttccaaacCTTTTATATTAAACACCACCTTTTCCCCCTAATCCTGATTGGTGACAAGCACTCTGCCCCGCTATAATTGGCAATGGCAAACTGCCAGTTGCCACACATTTCTGCTTCTCCCCATTTGCAAAAAGAAGGTGCATCATGTCTGGGGGAACACGATGATAAGAATTTTTTACAAAGTAGTCTGAACCACAATTTTTGAGTAATTATAGGATCACAAGTTACATCTCTCTAGGGTATCGACTTGCAgttccattgctttcagtgtAAAGTAATTGGTAGTTTGTACAGCTGTGGTTCCAGAGTAGGTTCCCCAACACTGTCATTGCCATGCTATGTACTTTGCTGCCGATTCAGGAGAGTACAGACACCCAAAGTTCTCCTCTGTTAAAATGAGGAGCTTAGATGGCCTGCTTTCATCCATTATGCATTATTGTGTCCTTTTGTTTGAACACATTTGTTAATGACCTTTATGAGGTGAGTTTTGAAGGtgacagaaagggaggaggTACCTTTTTGAGGTGAGTGGTGGAGATGACAGAAAGGGAGGTACCTTTTGAGGTGATTGGTGGAGATGACAGAAAGGGAGGTACCTTTGTGAGGTGATTGGTGGAGGtgacagaaagggaggaggTACCTTTGTAGGGTGATTGGTGGAGGtgacagaaagggaggaggTACCTTTGTGAGGTGAGAGGTGGAGGtgacagaaagggaggaggTACCTTTGTGAGGTGATTGGTGGAGGtgacagaaagggaggaggTACCTTTGTGAGGTGATTGGTGGAGGTGACAGAAAGGGAGGTACCTTTGTGTGGTGAGTGGTGGAGGTGACAGAAAGGGAGGTACCTTTTTGAGGTGAGAGGTGGAGGTGACAGAAAGGGAGGTACCTTTGTGAGGTGAGTGGTGGAGGTGACAGAAAGGGAGGTACCTTTGTGAGGTGAGTGGTGGAGATGACAGAAAGGGAGGTACCTTTTTGAGGTGAGAGGTGGAGGTGACAGAAAGGGAGATACCTTTGTGAGGTGAGTGGTGGAGATGACAGAAAGGGAGGTACCTTTATGAGGTGATTGGTGGAGGtgacagaaagggaggaggTACCTTTGTGAGGTGAGTGGTGGAGATGACAGAAAGGGAGGTACCTTTATGAGGTGATTGGTGGAGGTGACAGAAAGGGAGGTACCTTTATGAGGTGATTGGTGGAGGTGACAGAAAGGGAGGTACCTTTGTGAGGTGAGTGGTGGAGATGACAGAAAGGGAGGTACCTTTGTGAGGTGATTGGTGGAGGtgacagaaagggaggaggTACCTTTGTGAGGTGATTGGTGGAGGTGACATAAAGGGAGGTACCTTTGTGTGGTGAGTGGTGGAGGtgacagaaagggaggaggTACCTTTTTGAGGTGAGTGGTGGAGATGACAGAAAGGGAGGTACCTTTTGAGGTGATTGGTGGAGGTGACAGAAAGGGAGGTACCTTTGTGAGGTGAGTGGTGGAGGtgacagaaagggaggaggTACCTTTGTGAGGTGATTGGTGGAGGTGACAGAAAGGGAGGCGGTACCTTTGTGAGGTGATTGGTGGAGGTGACAGAAAGGGAGGTACCTTTGTGAGGTGAGAGGTGGAGGTGACAGAAAGGGAGGTACCTTTGTGTGGTGATTGGTAGAGGTGACAGAAAGGGAGGTACCTTTGTGAGGTGATTGGTGGAGGtgacagaaagggaggaggTACCTTTGTGAGGTGATTGGTAGAGGTGACAGAAAGGGAGGTACCTTGGTGGAGGtgacagaaagggaggaggTACCTTTGTGAGGTGATTGGTGGAGGTGACAGAAAGGGAGGTACCTTTATGAGGTGAGAGGTGGAGGtgacagaaagggaggaggTACCTTTGTGAGGTGATTGGTGGAGGTGACAGAAAGGGAGGTACTTTTGTGAGGTGAGTGGTGGAGGtgacagaaagggaggaggTACCTTTGTGAGGTGAGTGGTGGAGGTGACCTGTTTAGCATCTCCTCCATCAGCCCCTTCTGCTTCCTCATCCACGGACTCTTCTGGAAATGCTTTGGTGTTCTTCCGAAGCCGCTTGGACTTGCACTGGATCTCCGTCAACAGACCTGCAGGTACGACTTTCACTTATGAGCCAAGGTGTGTGTTGAAGAAAATTCTAGAACAATTCATCCCACACTGTGAGTTGGAACACCACATCATaccaaaacactgaaaaacaacattcatAATTGAAAACAGCTTTCAGATTATATCCCacaaattttaataatttgtgaTAAATTCACAGATTTAGACTACAC
The Anguilla rostrata isolate EN2019 chromosome 19, ASM1855537v3, whole genome shotgun sequence genome window above contains:
- the nr1h4 gene encoding bile acid receptor isoform X1, which gives rise to MNEWIVPDVGVAGQLQIPDSDGFPLSESSYFDLLADQSSPLLQDQEDLPFASYPTMQYSPMEAPMAPPAFLSGQSYYPACSEDWYSAPGPYELRKAPTEGGYDTDVQAAPAPVSKRPRQGSHPGRVKGDELCVVCGDKASGYHYNALTCEGCKGFFRRSITKNAVYKCKSGGGCEMDMYMRRKCQECRLRKCKEMGMLAECLLTEIQCKSKRLRKNTKAFPEESVDEEAEGADGGDAKQVTSTTHLTKEKVEFSQDQLTLLNYILEAYNKHRIPQDMAKQLLQEKFSEEENFLLLTEMATSHVQVLVEFTKNIPGFQALDHEDQIALLKGSAVEAMFLRSAQVFTRKRPHGHTDVLEDRIRKSGISEEYITPMFNFYKSIGELQMMQEEHALLTAITILSPDRAYVRDQAAVERLQEAVLEVLRKFCRLRHPREPQHFARLLGRLTELRTLNHHHAEMLLSWRTSDHKFTPLLCEIWDVQ
- the nr1h4 gene encoding bile acid receptor isoform X2; this translates as MTVVQERPSGDLLADQSSPLLQDQEDLPFASYPTMQYSPMEAPMAPPAFLSGQSYYPACSEDWYSAPGPYELRKAPTEGGYDTDVQAAPAPVSKRPRQGSHPGRVKGDELCVVCGDKASGYHYNALTCEGCKGFFRRSITKNAVYKCKSGGGCEMDMYMRRKCQECRLRKCKEMGMLAECLLTEIQCKSKRLRKNTKAFPEESVDEEAEGADGGDAKQVTSTTHLTKEKVEFSQDQLTLLNYILEAYNKHRIPQDMAKQLLQEKFSEEENFLLLTEMATSHVQVLVEFTKNIPGFQALDHEDQIALLKGSAVEAMFLRSAQVFTRKRPHGHTDVLEDRIRKSGISEEYITPMFNFYKSIGELQMMQEEHALLTAITILSPDRAYVRDQAAVERLQEAVLEVLRKFCRLRHPREPQHFARLLGRLTELRTLNHHHAEMLLSWRTSDHKFTPLLCEIWDVQ